The sequence GCCGCCTGGCCGGTCCCCTCCACGGTGGTGGTGAACAGGCCGTTGCCCGACGCACCGCCGCGCAGCCCGGTGAACGTGGTGCCCGTGCGCAGCCCCGCGTCGGTGCAGAGCAGGTTGCTCGCCTCCACGTACAGCTTGTCGCCGTGCAGCGAGACGAGGTTGATCTCGCTCGCGCGGTCGGCGAAATAGCAGGTGCCCTGCCCGGTGACCTGCATCACCGCCATCGACTCACCGGTCAGCCTGCGGGTCACCATCCCGCGCAGTCCCTCACCGCCGCCCGTCATCTTCTTGAACGTCATCTGGCCCTCGTACGCGACCATGGAGCCGTTCTTCGCCTTGACGGCATCGCCGGCCAGATCGACGGCGAGCGTCTTGCTTCCCTCAAGTCGGAACATTGCCACCCGGCGAAAATAGCGGCAGCCACCGCCGCCGGAACAGGGGCAGTCGCGCGATCGGGCGCCCCGGAGCGCCCCTGATACGCATCCGGTACGGGACCCGGACGCAATCGGGACGTACTTCTTGCGGAACGGGCGGGCGCGGCCCTCTTCCCCCGGGACCCGCCGCCGGGCGGGCCGGGCGGCGATGTCACAATGGATGCCGCTTGTGCGTGCGTTCACAAGCTGTCACGACCCTCCCACCGAAGGTGCCCCCGTGGACATCAAGACCGCTACCGCCCTGCACCGGCTGCGCCTCATCTCGATTCCCGAGGCGCTGTCCTTCCCCGCGCTGATCCTCTTCGGCTCGGTCCTGAGCCGGGTCTCCGACATCGACTTCCTGATGATGCCGCTCGGCATGCTGCACGGCGTGCTCTTCGTGATCTACGTCGTCCTGCTGCTGGACGTGTGGGCGAAGACCAAGTGGCCGCTGAAGCGCGTCGCGTTCTTCTTCCTGCTGTGCGTGCTGCCGTTCGGCGGTCTGTACGGGGACAAGGTGCTCAAGCGCTACGAGGCGGACAGCGTCATCGCCGCGCGGGCCCGCCGCGAAGGCACGGTCAGCGCATGATCGTCGCCTTCTCCGTCAGCCCGCTCGGGGTCGGCGAGGACGTCGGGGAGTACGTCGCCGACGCCGTCCGGGTCGTCCGCGAGTCCGGGCTGCCCAACCGCACGGACGCGATGTTCACCTCCGTCGAGGGGGAGTGGGACGAGAGTGGGGTCTCCCCTGCTCGAACGTAGTTGAGAGCTTGGGGAAGGACGTCGTCAAGCGCGCCGTGGCCGCCGTCGAGGCGCGCGCCGGGCGGGTCTCCCTCGTGCTGAAGGCCGACATCCGGCCCGGGGTCACCGACGGACTGACCTCCAAGGTCGAGACGGTCGAGCGGTACCTCGCGGACTGACGCCCGCTCCGCGCACCGTGAGCCCCCGCCCCTCCGGCGGGGGCTCACGTCATTCCGGGACCGCCAGCGCGATCCCCAGCGGCGTCCGCTCGTACAGCACCTGGTGGCCGTAGCGGCGCGAGGTCAGCAGCCCGGCCGCCCGCAGCACCGACAGATGCGCCGACACGGACGAGGGGGCGAGCCGCAGCCGGTGCGCGAGCGCGCTGGTGCCGGCCGGCTCGTCAAGCGCGCACAGGACGTCGGCCCGCGCCCGGCCGAGCAGCCGGGCCAGGGCCTCGGGGGTACTCGCGCCCGGCTCCGTCCACAGGCCCCCGATCCCGCGCGCCGGGTAGATCACGGCGGGCGGCCAGGGCGGCTCGTATCCGCTGACCACGTCCGGCCAGGCGAAGACGCTCGGGATCAGCACGAGGCCCTGCCCGCCGAGCACCCGGGAGTGCCGGCCCCGCATCCCCACCAGGGTCAGGGTGGAGTCCGTCCATGTCAGCTGCGGGCTCAACTCCCCGAGAAGACGTGCGAATCCCACTTCGGCCAGCCGTCGCGAGTGGTACGCGATATCGGCCTCCAGCAGGGCGCGCAGCCTCGACCAGTCCGGTTCGATCAGCGTCCGCCACGCCTCTTCGAGCAGATCGGCCAGGTCCCGCAGGGCCCGCGCCGGGTCGGCGAGCAGCGCCCGGCCGGCGGGGGAGTCCAGGGCGCCCGGCCGGCCGGCCAGGGGCAGCTCCAGGTCCTGGGCGACCAGCTCCGGGGCGGTGGCGCGTACGGCCGCGATCTCGTCCTCGAACGCGACGTACGGCCCCGTGGGCGGCGGGCAGAGGAAGTCCGGATTGTGCCCCCCGTCGGTCATCAGCGACCAGAGAGGCCGCAGATCGAGCCCCGAGGCCGCGTCCTCGATGCGCCGCAGCCAGGGCTGGTGGTACCCGTGCCGCCGGGGGCGCAGCAGCGTGCGCACGGCGGCCTGGGTCTCCCAGAGCGGGGAGAGCGCGAACCGGCAGCGCAACAGGTCGTTCTCGTCGAGATGCAGATGGAACGGCATGGGCGGCCTCGCGAAGATTCGGCGTCAGACGAAAGTCTACGGAGCGGGGTCCCCCCTCCTCCAAGCTGCCGCCATGCCGAGCAACAGCAGCCCACCGCAGGGCACCGCCCACGACACGGCGGACGCCCCGCCCGCCTCCCGCGGCTACCGCGCCGTCTTCGCCGTACGCGAGTTCCGGGCGGTGTTCGCCGCGCATCTGCTCTCGCTGCTCGGTGTCGTCGTCAGCGAACTCGCGCTCACCGTCCTTGTCTACGACCTCACCTCCTCGCCCCTGCTCAGCGCGCTCACCTTCGCGCTCGGCATGCTCCCGTACCTCGTCGGCGGCATCCTCTTCGCCGGGATCGCGGACCGCTATCCCGCCCGCCGGGTGCTGGTCACCTGCGACCTCGTCTGCGCGGCCTGCGTCGCCGTGATGATCCTTCCGGGCACGCCGGTCGCCGGGCTCCTGGGGCTGCGCTGCCTGGTCGCCGCCGTCTCGCCGGTCTTCACCGGGACGCGGATGGCCGCGCTCACCGACATCCTGGGCGAGGGCGAACTGTTCGTCCTGGGCCGCTCGCTGCTGCGGATCGTCTCGCAGAGCGCGCTGCTCGCCGGGTTCGGCGTCGGCGGGCTGCTCCTCGCCGTGATCTCCCCGCGCGGCGCGATCGCGATCACGGTGGTCACCTTCCTCTGCTCGGCGACGCTGCTGCGCTTCGGCACCCGCGACCGGCCCGCCCGCACGGCGCAGGGGGGCGGCGGCTCCACCCTGCTGCGGGAGTCGCTGTCCGGCGCCCGGCTGGTCCTGGGCCACCGCCGCGTCCGCGCCCTGATGCTGCTGTTCTGGCTGCCCCCGCTGTTCGTCGTGGCACCGGAGGCGGTCGCGGCGCCGTACGCCGACGAGATCGGGGCCGGCCCGGCCGCGCTCGGGCTGCTGATGTGCGCCATGCCCGTCGGCCACATCGCCTCCGAGCTGTACGCGGGCTCCGTGCTGCGCCCCCGTACCCGCGAGCGGATCGTGCTGCCGCTGGCCGCCGCCGGGCTGCTGCCCCTCGCGGTGTACGGGCTGACACCGGGGGTCGCGACGGCCGCCGTCGCGCTGGTGGTGGCCGGTGCCTCGGCCGCGTACGGCATCGGCCTCGACCAGTGGTTCGTCGCCGCCGTCCCCGAGGAGCTGCGCGGCCGGGCCATGACCCTGCTCACCGCGGGACTCATGACGCTCCAGGGCGTCGGGATGGCGCTCACAGGGCTCGCGGCCGAGTTCTTCCCCGTCCACCAGGTGGTCGCCGGGGCGGGTGTCCTCGGCACGCTGTGCCTGCTCCCGCTGGTCGCCGAGGTCCGCAGAACCGCACCCACGGCCCGGGACCGGACCGAAGTTCGAGACGGGGAGGACCGACAAGTTCCCCATGGGTAAGGTCGTGGCCGTGCCGAAGCCGCTCAGCCTTCCCTTCGATCCCATCGCCCGCGCCGACGAGCTCTGGCAGCAGCGCTGGGGCCCGGTCCCGTCCATGGGGGCGATCACCTCGATCATGCGGGCGCAGCAGATCCTGCTCGCCGAGGTCGACGCCGTCGTCAAGCCGTACGGACTGACCTTCGCGCGGTACGAGGCGCTGGTGCTGCTCACCTTCTCCAAGGCGGGCGAGCTGCCGATGTCCAAGATCGGCGAGCGGCTGATGGTCCACCCGACGTCCGTGACGAACACGGTGGACCGGCTGGTGCGCTCCGGCCTGGTCGACAAGCGCCCGAACCCCAACGACGGGCGGGGCACGCTGGCCTCCATCACGGACAAGGGCCGCGAGGTCGTGGAATCGGCGACCCGGGACCTGGTCGCGATGGAGTTCGGACTCGGGGTGTACGACGCCGAGGAGTGCGCCGAGATCTTCGCGCTGCTGCGGCCCCTGCGGATCGCCGCGCAGGACTTCGAGGAGATCTGAGAGACGCCGTTCCGGGGCCCGGCCCGCTGCAAGATCGCCCCGGACGTCCGGTTACGCTCGATGCCATGAAACGCAGTGTGCTGACCCGATACCGGGTGATGGCTTACGTCACCGCCGTCATGTTGCTGATCCTCTGCGTGTGCATGATCTTCAAATACGGCTTCGACAAGGGTGAGGGCCTGACGCTCGTCGTCTCCCAGATCCACGGCGTGCTGTACATCATCTACCTGATCTTCGCCTTCGACCTGGGCTCCAAGGCGAAGTGGCCGATGGGCAAGCTCCTGTGGGTGCTCATCTCGGGCACGATCCCGACGGCCGCGTTCTTCGTCGAGCGCAAGGTCGTCCGCGAGGTCGAGCCGCTGGTCGCCGACACGACGCCGACGGCCCCCGCGAACGTCTGACCTCACCGAACCGCCCCGCGCGAAGCGCCGGGCGGTTTGTCATCGACATTTACTAGGACGTCCTAGTAAATTGGAGGCATGGACGCTGACGCGATCGAGGAAGGCCGCCGCCGCTGGCAGGCCCGTTACGACAAGGCCCGCAAGCGTGACGCGGACTTCACCACGCTCTCCGGCGACCCGGTCGAGCCCGTCTACGGCCCCCGCCCCGGGGACGCGTACGAGGGCTTCGAGCGGATCGGCTGGCCCGGCGAGTACCCCTTCACCCGGGGACTCCACCCGACCGGCTACCGGGGCCGCACCTGGACCATCCGCCAGTTCGCCGGCTTCGGCAACGCCGAGCAGACCAACGAGCGCTACAAGATGATCCTGGCCGCCGGCGGCGGCGGGCTGAGCGTGGCCTTCGACATGCCGACGCTGATGGGCCGCGACTCCGACGACCCGCGCGCGCTCGGCGAGGTCGGCCACTGCGGCGTCGCCATCGACTCCGCCGCCGACATGGAGGTCCTGTTCCAGGACATCCCGCTCGGTGACGTCACGACGTCGATGACGATCAGCGGCCCGGCCGTCCCGGTCTTCTGCATGTACCTGGTCGCCGCCGAGCGCCAGGGCGTCGACCCGGCCGTCCTCAACGGCACGCTCCAGACGGACATCTTCAAGGAGTACATCGCGCAGAAGGAGTGGCTCTTCCAGCCCGAGCCCCATCTGCGCCTCATCGGGGACCTGATGGAGCACTGCGCGAGCTCCATCCCCGCGTACAAGCCGCTCTCCGTCTCCGGCTACCACATCCGCGAGGCCGGGGCGACGGCCGCGCAGGAGCTGGCGTACACCCTCGCCGACGGCTTCGGCTACGTGGAACTCGGCCTCTCGCGCGGGCTCGACGTCGACACCTTCGCGCCCGGCCTGTCCTTCTTCTTCGACGCGCACCTCGACTTCTTCGAGGAGATCGCCAAGTTCCGCGCCGCCCGCCGGATCTGGGCCCGCTGGATGAAGGAGACGTACGGCGCGAAGACCGACAAGGCCCAGTGGCTGCGCTTCCACACCCAGACCGCCGGTGTCTCGCTCACCGCGCAGCAGCCGTACAACAACGTCGTACGCACCGCCGTCGAGGCCCTGTCAGCCGTCCTCGGCGGCACCAACTCGCTGCACACCAACGCCCTCGACGAGACCCTGGCGCTCCCCTCCGAGCAGGCCGCCGAGATCGCGCTGCGCACCCAGCAGGTGCTGATGGAGGAGACCGGCGTCGCCAACGTGGCCGACCCGCTGGGCGGTTCCTGGTACGTGGAGCAGCTCACCGACCGCATCGAGGCCGACGCCGAGAAGATCTTCGAGCAGATCAAGGAGCGCGGCACCCGCGCCCACCCCGACGGGCAGCACCCGGTCGGCCCGGTCACCTCCGGCATCCTGCGCGGTATCGAGGACGGCTGGTTCACCGGCGAGATCGCCGAATCCGCCTTCCAGTACCAGCAGGCCCTGGAGAAGGGCGACAAGCGCGTCGTCGGCGTCAACGTCGCGCACGGCTCGGTCACCGGCGACCTGGAGATCCTGCGGGTCAGCCACGAGGTCGAGCGCGAGCAGGTCCGGGTGCTCGCCGGCCGCAAGGAGGCCCGCGACGACGCCCGGGTCAAGAGCGCCCTGGACGCCATGCTGGCCGCCGCACGCGACGGCTCCAACATGATCGCGCCGATGCTCGACGCGGTCCGCGCGGAGGCGACCCTCGGCGAGATCTGCGGCGTCCTGCGCGACGAGTGGGGCGTCTACACGGAGCCGGCCGGCTTCTGACGTACGTACGGCCGCAGCTAGGGCCTGTCCGCCGGGCAGGCGCTAACCGGCGGCGGCCGCGCCCAGCCCCGCCAGCAGCAGCAGCGTGAAGCGCCGGGCCCAGTCGGCATCGACGGGCTCGGCGCTCACCAGTGTCCGGTGCACCACCGCGCCGGCGATCACGTCGAAGATCAGGTCCGCCGTCAGCGCCGCCGTCGCCTCGTCCGGCTCGACGGGCAGCTCGCCGCGCTCCTGTGCCCGCCGCCGCCCCTGGAGCACGAGGCGCTTCTGCCGGTTGACGATCGAGTCGCGGATACGGGCCCGCAGCGCCTCGTCCCGCGTCGACTCCGCGACCACCGCCATCAGCGCGGTCCGGGTCTCCGGCCGGTCCAGCAGCGCGGCGAACTGCAGCACCACCGCCTCCACATCGGCGGCCAGGCTGCCCAGGTCCGGCAGCTCCAGCTCGTCGAAGAGCACCGCGACCGCGTCCACGACCAGCTCGTTCTTGCCCGCCCAGCGCCGGTAGAGGGTCGTCTTGGCGACCCCCGCCCGCGTCGCCACGTCACCCATCGTCAGCTTCGACCAGCCGAGGTCCACGAGGGAGGCTCTGGTCGCCTCCAGGATCGCCTCGTCGGCCTCGGCGCTGCGCGGGCGTCCCGATCGTGCGGGTTTGGGGTGGCTGCGGCTGAGCATGCGGCGACCATACCCGCCAGTAGGTAAATCCGACCGGCCCCGATACCCGTGAGACAGATCACCGAACACTCTTGTGCACGAGGGGTCGTGGCCAGTTACGCTACGGGTCGTAGCGTAAGGCGTCGGCCCCGGCCGGCGTGAGCGCCACGAACGATCGACAGCCACAGGCGCCGGGTGGGGACCGGGCGCCGAACCGGGTCTTTCAGGGGCCCCGCGGCCGTGTCTGTCCGTCCACCTCGCACACCGGCGAGAGGCGCGGACGGGCGCGGTTCACGTATCGCTTTCCGGAACAGCGCACCGAGGGGGGAGGATGTACGCATGCAGCCCAGAAACATGTCCATGAGCGGCGTCGTCGACCTCGCCGCGGTGAAGGCGGCCGGAGAGGCCAAGGCGAAGGCGGAGCAGACCCGCGCCGAGTCCGCCCGGCAGGGCGGCCCCGCGGCCGTCCCCGCGTCCTCCCTCGTGATCGACGTCGACGAGGCGGGCTTCGAGAACGACGTCCTCCAGCGCTCCGCCGAAGTGCCCGTCGTCATCGACTTCTGGGCCGAGTGGTGCGAGCCGTGCAAGCAGCTGGGGCCGCTCCTGGAGCGCCTGGCCCACGAGTACAACGGCCGCTTCCTGCTGGCCAAGGTCGACGTCGACGCCAACCAGATGCTGATGCAGCAGTTCGGCATCCAGGGCATCCCGGCCGTCTTCGCCGTCGTCGCCGGACAGGCGCTGCCCCTCTTCCAGGGCGCGGCCCCCGAGGCCCAGATCCGCCAGACCCTGGACCAGCTGATCCAGGTCGGCGAGGAGCGCTTCGGCCTCACCGGTATCGCGGTCGACCCGGAGGGCGCCCCGGAGGTCCAGGCGGCGGCTCCGGCCCCTCCCGGCCCCTACGACGCTCTCCTGGAGGCGGCGGCGCAGGCGCTGGACGCCAATGACTTCCCGGGTGCCGTCCAGGCGTACAAGAACGTCCTGTCCGACGATCCGGCCAACACGGAGGCCAGGCTCGGTCTCGCTCAGGCGGAGCTGCTGGCCCGCGTGCAGCAGACGGATCCGCAGAAGGTGCGTCAGGAGGCCGCCGAGAAGCCGGCCGACGTGGACGCGCAGCTGGCGGCGGCCGACCTCGACCTCGTCGGCGGCCATGTGGAGGACGCCTTCGGGCGGCTCGTGGAGACGGTGCGCCGTACGTTCGGCGACGACCGCGACCGGGTCCGGCTGCGGCTGCTCGACCTCTTCGAGGTGATCGGCCCGGAGGACCAGCGGGTCGCTGCCGCGCGCACCGCGCTGGCGCGCGTCCTGTTCTGATCCGATTGGTCCGGCGCGATTGTGCCGAACTGACAACACGGCCGCGGCAGCCTCCGGGCGCCGCGGCCGTTTTCGCGATCAGGCGATAAGAGTAGGCCCTGCTTTACCAAATCTTGATAAAAGCACGGCCTGTTACTCGCAGTAAATCGATCTTTGTGATCTGTCCCGTTTCGCTCGCCCTTCCTCCTTTTCGTCCGCCACTCCGGCGCAACCCTGTGTGGCCGCTCGGTGCCAGCAGGTCGTGGCCTGGTTATGAGGGCGTTACCAGCGAGTAACGAACCCCCTTGTGTCACGGCCGGGAATGGACCACGATCGGCCACGCTCGGTCCAATAACGCCAGTCCGGCTGCCAGCCGGGAGCGGCGGCTCCGTTGGGTCCCCACCGAGCGGGTCGGCGGCAGTGGCGCCGGCTCCGGACAGGGGGGTTCCTGCCGGTCGGCAGGGCCTGTCCGATCAGGTCACGCACACGCGTGACCCGTGGTTGTCGCTCGGGGGTGATCGCCGGTGATGCGGACGCGGTACATGCCTCCGTATGCGGGCGCTCTCCTTTCCGAGGACGTAGCACTTCTCCCATCCCAGGTCGGGCAGGATGCCGGACCGGAGATGTACGTCCGAGAAGGAGGAAAAATATGAGTTCCCAGGTTCGCGGTGGCACGAGATGGAAGCGTTTCGCTGTCGTCATGGTGCCGAGCGTCATAGCCACCGCCGCCGTCGGCGTCGGTCTGGCCCAGGGCGCGCTCGCCGCGTCCTTCAGCGTTTC is a genomic window of Streptomyces sp. NBC_00708 containing:
- a CDS encoding DUF3817 domain-containing protein, with amino-acid sequence MKRSVLTRYRVMAYVTAVMLLILCVCMIFKYGFDKGEGLTLVVSQIHGVLYIIYLIFAFDLGSKAKWPMGKLLWVLISGTIPTAAFFVERKVVREVEPLVADTTPTAPANV
- a CDS encoding MarR family transcriptional regulator, giving the protein MPKPLSLPFDPIARADELWQQRWGPVPSMGAITSIMRAQQILLAEVDAVVKPYGLTFARYEALVLLTFSKAGELPMSKIGERLMVHPTSVTNTVDRLVRSGLVDKRPNPNDGRGTLASITDKGREVVESATRDLVAMEFGLGVYDAEECAEIFALLRPLRIAAQDFEEI
- a CDS encoding methylmalonyl-CoA mutase family protein, whose translation is MDADAIEEGRRRWQARYDKARKRDADFTTLSGDPVEPVYGPRPGDAYEGFERIGWPGEYPFTRGLHPTGYRGRTWTIRQFAGFGNAEQTNERYKMILAAGGGGLSVAFDMPTLMGRDSDDPRALGEVGHCGVAIDSAADMEVLFQDIPLGDVTTSMTISGPAVPVFCMYLVAAERQGVDPAVLNGTLQTDIFKEYIAQKEWLFQPEPHLRLIGDLMEHCASSIPAYKPLSVSGYHIREAGATAAQELAYTLADGFGYVELGLSRGLDVDTFAPGLSFFFDAHLDFFEEIAKFRAARRIWARWMKETYGAKTDKAQWLRFHTQTAGVSLTAQQPYNNVVRTAVEALSAVLGGTNSLHTNALDETLALPSEQAAEIALRTQQVLMEETGVANVADPLGGSWYVEQLTDRIEADAEKIFEQIKERGTRAHPDGQHPVGPVTSGILRGIEDGWFTGEIAESAFQYQQALEKGDKRVVGVNVAHGSVTGDLEILRVSHEVEREQVRVLAGRKEARDDARVKSALDAMLAAARDGSNMIAPMLDAVRAEATLGEICGVLRDEWGVYTEPAGF
- a CDS encoding AIM24 family protein, giving the protein MFRLEGSKTLAVDLAGDAVKAKNGSMVAYEGQMTFKKMTGGGEGLRGMVTRRLTGESMAVMQVTGQGTCYFADRASEINLVSLHGDKLYVEASNLLCTDAGLRTGTTFTGLRGGASGNGLFTTTVEGTGQAAIMSDGTAVVLRVSAQYPLFVDPGAYIAHQGNLQQNLQSGVNFRTLIGEGSGESFQIRFEGEGLVYVQPSERNTIGGNL
- a CDS encoding TetR/AcrR family transcriptional regulator → MLSRSHPKPARSGRPRSAEADEAILEATRASLVDLGWSKLTMGDVATRAGVAKTTLYRRWAGKNELVVDAVAVLFDELELPDLGSLAADVEAVVLQFAALLDRPETRTALMAVVAESTRDEALRARIRDSIVNRQKRLVLQGRRRAQERGELPVEPDEATAALTADLIFDVIAGAVVHRTLVSAEPVDADWARRFTLLLLAGLGAAAAG
- a CDS encoding winged helix-turn-helix domain-containing protein encodes the protein MPFHLHLDENDLLRCRFALSPLWETQAAVRTLLRPRRHGYHQPWLRRIEDAASGLDLRPLWSLMTDGGHNPDFLCPPPTGPYVAFEDEIAAVRATAPELVAQDLELPLAGRPGALDSPAGRALLADPARALRDLADLLEEAWRTLIEPDWSRLRALLEADIAYHSRRLAEVGFARLLGELSPQLTWTDSTLTLVGMRGRHSRVLGGQGLVLIPSVFAWPDVVSGYEPPWPPAVIYPARGIGGLWTEPGASTPEALARLLGRARADVLCALDEPAGTSALAHRLRLAPSSVSAHLSVLRAAGLLTSRRYGHQVLYERTPLGIALAVPE
- a CDS encoding DUF3817 domain-containing protein — its product is MDIKTATALHRLRLISIPEALSFPALILFGSVLSRVSDIDFLMMPLGMLHGVLFVIYVVLLLDVWAKTKWPLKRVAFFFLLCVLPFGGLYGDKVLKRYEADSVIAARARREGTVSA
- a CDS encoding tetratricopeptide repeat protein, producing the protein MQPRNMSMSGVVDLAAVKAAGEAKAKAEQTRAESARQGGPAAVPASSLVIDVDEAGFENDVLQRSAEVPVVIDFWAEWCEPCKQLGPLLERLAHEYNGRFLLAKVDVDANQMLMQQFGIQGIPAVFAVVAGQALPLFQGAAPEAQIRQTLDQLIQVGEERFGLTGIAVDPEGAPEVQAAAPAPPGPYDALLEAAAQALDANDFPGAVQAYKNVLSDDPANTEARLGLAQAELLARVQQTDPQKVRQEAAEKPADVDAQLAAADLDLVGGHVEDAFGRLVETVRRTFGDDRDRVRLRLLDLFEVIGPEDQRVAAARTALARVLF
- a CDS encoding MFS transporter; the encoded protein is MPSNSSPPQGTAHDTADAPPASRGYRAVFAVREFRAVFAAHLLSLLGVVVSELALTVLVYDLTSSPLLSALTFALGMLPYLVGGILFAGIADRYPARRVLVTCDLVCAACVAVMILPGTPVAGLLGLRCLVAAVSPVFTGTRMAALTDILGEGELFVLGRSLLRIVSQSALLAGFGVGGLLLAVISPRGAIAITVVTFLCSATLLRFGTRDRPARTAQGGGGSTLLRESLSGARLVLGHRRVRALMLLFWLPPLFVVAPEAVAAPYADEIGAGPAALGLLMCAMPVGHIASELYAGSVLRPRTRERIVLPLAAAGLLPLAVYGLTPGVATAAVALVVAGASAAYGIGLDQWFVAAVPEELRGRAMTLLTAGLMTLQGVGMALTGLAAEFFPVHQVVAGAGVLGTLCLLPLVAEVRRTAPTARDRTEVRDGEDRQVPHG